TTCAATTACTCTCTGGTTTggatcagccaccaaatcagacATAAGACTGCAGCGGACTGTCCGGACAGCAgagaggattattgctgtgcacctgcccaaccttcagatctctacacatcttaatctctatagatctttattattagatcagttgttaactgtttatttttatggtcatacatatacacaacccttactgtttatgatttttgtaaccaaaatgttttattgtttattttatatccacttatgtcattctgtgttcttgtgttaatttgtatgtatcctgtgctcctgaaaaaaaacaacaaccacaaaACGTTTCTTGtgtttgcccacacttgtcaaataaagctcatactgatttcactggacatgtttttcaagaaatctcagcagctgaatgacaagaattaaAATGTCCCTggccatcaaacataacattgcagaaGATGTCTGGCCTTTCATAatacaaaatatctactacagatcattgactgcaaaacatttattgtgatttaagtgaaatgacattatacattttaaaatgagcaggttggagaatttattaaatgataatggtttaaaaatgacattagtttgaaaaaaacgtgttaacacgtaaattgcgtgttaacacgtaaatcacgtgttaacacgtacctacgtgttaacgcgtaattgcgtgttaacgcgtaaattacgtgttaacacgtaataacgTGTAAACGCGTTTGTTGCAGACGTTTTGGCCCTAATGGCCTTCCATACTCATCTGCGGTCTTCCTGATGACGTCATAAAAGGACGAGCGTTACGTATGCAGTGTTGTCATCTGCTGTTATTAATCCTTCTGACCACCTGCGAGCCTGTATTTCTGATTTAACTCCTTTTAAAAtgacagttttaataaaaacatgaactcGTGCTATGTATAAGTGTTTTCCAGCGTTTTGGAATGTTTCAATGTTTAGAATGTTCTCTCAATGTTTTGAAATAATGCACTCATGTTTTTGGAATGTTTCCTTAATGTTTTCCTTATGTTTTTAGATGTtcctgtaatgtttttttaaatgttccctGTGTGTATTCTCATGTTTTAAGAACATTCCCTCAATGTTTCTGAATGTTTTTGTAATGTGCCCTCTATGTTTTGTAATGTTGTCATGTTTTTAGAATGTTTTCTCAATGTTTTGGAAtgttctgtttttaaaatgttctctctgtgttttggAATGTATTCATGTTTTTAGAATGTTTTCTCAATGTTTTGGAATGTTCTCATGTTTTTAGAATGTTCTCTCTGTTTTTggaatgtttttatgtttttagaatgttttGGAATGTTCTCATGTTTTTAGAATGTTCtctctgttttaatgtttttagaaTGTTTTCTCAATGTTTTGGTATGTTCTCATGTTTTAAGAATGTTcttatgtttttagaatgtttttaGACTGTTTTCTCAATGTTTTGGAATGTTCTCATGTTTTTGGAATGCTCTCTCAAAGTTTTTGCAATGTTCCTTCAATGTTTAGAaaagttctcatgttatatcagttTTGAATGTTCCTATGTTTTTGGAATATTCTCTTAATGTTTTGGAATGTTCTCTATGTTTTGAAATCTtcgcatgtttttggaatgtccTGTCAATGTTTTGGAATGTGCTCTCAATGTTTTGGAAAGTTCTCATTTTTAGAATGTTATCTCAGTTTTGAATGTTCCTATGTTTTTGGAATGCTCTCTTAATGTTTTGAAAAGTTCTCGTGTTTTTCGAACGTTCCAGTTTTGAATGtttctgttttcatttcattCTCATTTCATGAGTGTTCTCATGTTCTTGAAATGTTCTTCGTGTTTTGGAATGTTATCATGTTTTTAGAATGTTCCTTCAATGTTTTAAAGTGTTCTTATGATTGTATAATGTTCCTACAATCCTTCAGAATATTGCCTTAATGTTTTGGAAAGTTCTCATGTTAGAATGTTCTTAATGTTCCTATGTGTTTGGAATGTTCTCTTAATGTTTTGGGGGTATTCTCTCAATGTTTATAGAACGTTTTCTCAATGTTTTGAATAATCCTATGTTTTGCAGTGTTCTCTCAATATTTTGGAACGTTCTATCTGTGTTTTGAAATGTTCCCTCAATGTTTTGGAGTGTTCTTGTAATTTTTCTTCAATCCCTCGTAATGTTCTCATGTTCTTGAAATGTTCTGCTTTGGAATGTTCTCATGTTTTTAGAACGTTCCTTCAATGTTTTAAAGTGTTCTCATGATTGTATAATGTTCCTTCAATCCTTCAGAATATTCCCTCATTGTTTTGGAAAGTTCTCATGTTTTTAGAAACTTCTCAATGTTTTGAATATTGCTGTTTTTGCAATTTTCTTTCAATATATTGGAATGTTCTCAAGTTTTTGGAATGTCCTCTCTGTGTTTTGCAATGTTCTTATGGTTTTAGAGTGTTCTCTCAGTGTCTTTGgaatgttgtttttgaaatgttCTGTCAATGTTTCTGAAATGTTCTCATAATGTTCCTTCAATCCTTCAGAATGTTCCCTCAATGTTTTGGAAGGTTCTCATATTTTTGGAATGTTCCCTCAATGTTCTGAAAATTTCCTGTTTTGAGAATGTTATCTCAACGTTTAAAAAAAAGGGTTCACCAAGTGTTTTAGATTGTTCTTATGTTAAAGTTTAACCAAACTCTCAGACATGTAACAatgtaaaaaagcaaaacaaaatcaagACAGTTTTCTGGAATGACaaaactttttattaatattaatttccaAATCACAGAACAACTAGTTTCTCGTTAAGCGCGATCTGAGCTTGAGTAAGATTGGCCAGGTAGGTCACCATCAACAGATCCTGAAAAGAAATGAACAAGAGTAAGAACTATGAAAGCACTCTTCAGTTTAATCTGGAAGACATTACAAGATTCGCACTGCTTTGGAGTTTACAAGTTATTTAATATTCATCGGATAAGGTAAGTTTGTGTGAGTCTTttggaaatttaaaatgtttttaaacactatttactCAAATTATCAGTACAGCTTCCATGACAACTCCCCAAATTAAAATACTCAACACTATGGGAACACCCCTGATTTTAAAGCAAGTAAACACTGAATATCACAGTATTTAATGCCACTTACATTAATGTTGGAGTTCAACATGCTCTCAAAGTCTTCTGCTGTGATCTTGGGCACTTTGTTCACAAGATCCATCAGGAAACGACCAACACTGTTGTCTGCCATCACTTTACCAGACTGGAAAATACAGCAATAAAACAGTAAACGCACtggttaattatttaaaaataaaaaattcattaaaaatttaagttattattatatataagcaCACGACTATGGAATCATTGCACAggaggatttatttcaaacactccaATAAAGTTATGAAATGAGCttagagtaaaaaaaacattaataagtgTGGCattttcaaatgctttcagatgTAGTATATCAATCTATAATGTATTGTGCTATAGATGcacatgaatatatttatatagtgttgcaaaatacaaatatataaaaactcaattaaaacatgaataaattactttattaaattaaatatgaatttacatcCTTATATTTGCCATTtattacaacatttttaaattagtttctgTGCAGAAAAgcaaaaaacttaattaaaaacttaaatgacAGCTCTGAAGTTAGAATTACTTCCTTAAGCTATAATGTTTACACAAAGTACTTCTGAATTCAATCAGTCCACCAAGTACTAACATTACAcggaaatacaaaaaataaaaaataaaaaataaaaaaaaaacactcaccaGCACGTCCTCTATATATGAGAGCACTGTTGCCAGCATTTCCTGCACACGTCCTGCTGCACCGGCTACCTGGGCCAGATCTGTGGTCAGTCCATTGGTGCGGCCGGGAGATGCACGAGTCCTTTGGAGAAGATCCACTATagagaaacaagtttaaaccattaaaaaacaCACTCACAAGAAAATACCCTACTCTGCAAACACGGTAAAGCCTTTCAATTACTGACCTCCGATGCGCTCTGTGTCGTAGTAAATGTACTTGACTGACAGCGGGGTGAACATTACACCAACAGTCTTGCCTGGCACACCCATCTGTGaactaaaaacacaataaataaatgctattaaTGCAGAAGAGGAAACCTACCTTTGAAAAGGTGGCATAACAGAACATGACTTGCAGACGGTTTGTTTTAATTCTGTTTAACGATGAATCATGactaactgcaaaaaaataaaggtttgcaTAAAAAGGTGTTGTGTGTAAATTTTTCATGCATATTTAAattcacacacatgtatatatacacacactttacaaacatttacatacagttgaattatattttatttttccaatatttcccaaattatgtttaacggagcaaggaatatttcacagtattacctataaatctttcttctggagaaactctttttgtttgatttcagctaaaataaaagcatttatttgcaaaaaaattaaaattaaaaataaaaaacattttaaagtcaatattattagccccatcaAGCTATTCATTTTTCAATTAACTACAGAACTATTGttataccctaacttgcctagttaacataattaagcctttaagttgcactttaagctgaatactgacatcttaaaaaatatctagtgaaatattatatactgtcataatggcaaagataaaatagatctatttattagaaattagttattaaaactattatgttcagaaaaatatatataaaaataataataagaacataCATATTATATCTACattacatatctatctatctatcgatctatctatctacacacacacacacacacatacacgcgtgCGCgcagaagtcaaaattattagccccctttttatttatttatttttttaaatatttcccaaattatgtttaacagagcaagtaaattttcacagtatgttttaaatgttttaaaaaacattttatggtcaaaattattagcctctttcagctattt
This genomic stretch from Danio aesculapii chromosome 1, fDanAes4.1, whole genome shotgun sequence harbors:
- the eif3f gene encoding eukaryotic translation initiation factor 3 subunit F, whose amino-acid sequence is MAVHGPVVKIHPVVLASIVDSYERRNEGASRVIGTLLGTADKHVVDVTNCFSVPHNESEDEVAVDMEFAKNMYELHKKVSPSEVIVGWYATGFDITEHSVLIHEYYSREAPNPIHLTVDTALQSNKMNIRAYVSSQMGVPGKTVGVMFTPLSVKYIYYDTERIGVDLLQRTRASPGRTNGLTTDLAQVAGAAGRVQEMLATVLSYIEDVLSGKVMADNSVGRFLMDLVNKVPKITAEDFESMLNSNINDLLMVTYLANLTQAQIALNEKLVVL